One Verrucomicrobiia bacterium genomic region harbors:
- a CDS encoding erythromycin esterase family protein, translating into MKKLIALIQEKAQPLTGSSQDYDALLDLVGDASFVLLGEASHGTHEFYRERAKITRRLIQEKGFQAVAVEADWPDAYRVNRFVHGTNSNEESIEALGDFKRFPLWMWRNAEVLDFTGWLRDYNETIAKPAKKVSFLGMDLYSLHTSIGAVLNYLAKVDPLAAQRARLRYSCFDHFGSDVQGYGWATGLGISKSCEEEVIKALLDLSQHQARYLSRDGYVAMSEYFSAEQNARLIKNAEHYYRAMFQAEVSSWNLRDTHMVETLEALRVHLKDLKLNPKIVIWAHNSHLGNAGATEMGQRGEINVGHLLRKNYGNQAMLVGLTTYQGTVTAASEWDAPAERKQVRPALLESFEALFHESGISRFFLNLKSNRELEVAFAEPRLERAIGVIYRPETERLSHYFRASLSEQFDAILHFDYTRAVEPLERTTEWEAGEEDAPETYPSGM; encoded by the coding sequence ATGAAAAAACTTATCGCCTTGATTCAAGAAAAGGCCCAGCCACTTACCGGATCCTCTCAAGATTATGATGCTTTGTTGGATCTTGTGGGCGATGCTTCTTTTGTTTTGTTGGGGGAGGCATCGCATGGCACACATGAATTTTATCGAGAACGCGCGAAAATTACGCGACGTTTGATTCAAGAAAAGGGATTTCAAGCGGTTGCTGTGGAGGCGGATTGGCCGGATGCTTATCGCGTGAATCGTTTTGTGCATGGCACGAATTCCAATGAAGAAAGTATTGAGGCGTTAGGTGATTTTAAACGGTTTCCGCTTTGGATGTGGCGCAATGCAGAGGTGTTGGATTTTACTGGATGGTTGCGTGACTATAATGAAACCATCGCGAAACCTGCTAAGAAGGTGAGTTTTTTGGGAATGGATCTTTATAGTCTACACACTTCGATCGGAGCGGTTTTAAATTATCTTGCCAAGGTTGATCCTTTGGCTGCTCAACGCGCTCGATTGCGATATTCGTGTTTCGATCATTTTGGTTCAGATGTTCAAGGCTATGGATGGGCGACAGGATTGGGAATTTCGAAGTCGTGCGAGGAAGAAGTGATCAAAGCTCTGCTTGATTTGAGTCAACATCAGGCTCGCTATCTGAGTCGAGATGGTTATGTGGCGATGAGCGAATATTTTTCCGCTGAACAAAATGCGCGGCTCATTAAAAATGCGGAGCATTATTATCGCGCTATGTTTCAGGCGGAAGTTTCTTCTTGGAATTTGCGCGATACGCATATGGTGGAAACTTTGGAGGCGCTGCGGGTTCATTTAAAGGATTTGAAACTAAATCCCAAAATTGTGATATGGGCGCATAATTCGCATTTGGGTAATGCCGGCGCCACGGAAATGGGACAAAGAGGTGAAATTAATGTGGGGCATTTGCTTCGGAAAAATTATGGAAATCAAGCGATGCTGGTGGGTTTGACGACTTATCAAGGCACGGTGACTGCGGCTTCAGAATGGGATGCGCCCGCTGAACGTAAACAGGTGAGGCCTGCGCTTTTAGAAAGTTTTGAAGCGCTTTTTCATGAATCGGGAATTTCACGTTTTTTTCTTAATTTAAAGAGTAATCGTGAATTGGAAGTGGCATTTGCGGAGCCGCGTTTGGAGCGGGCGATTGGTGTGATTTATAGACCGGAAACTGAACGTCTCAGCCATTATTTTCGAGCGTCTTTATCTGAGCAATTCGATGCTATTTTACATTTTGACTATACCCGTGCGGTGGAACCGCTGGAACGCACAACAGAATGGGAAGCGGGAGAGGAAGATGCTCCAGAGACTTATCCAAGTGGGATGTGA
- a CDS encoding glycosyltransferase family 4 protein, protein MKIAQVAPLYESVPPQCYGGTERVVSYLTEELVRLGHDVTLFASGDSVTSAKLNPQCQRALRVDKHCIDQAAYHVGMIEKLCQQADRFDIIHSHIDYLPFSLFRRVVTPSLTTLHGRLDIPDLIPLYQEFSDIPVVSISDSQRKPLSWINWQQTVYHGLPRDLYAYHEQMGNYLAFLGRISPEKRVDSAIVIANQVGMPLKIAAKIDKVDKDYFHAKIKPLLDNPNIEYIGEIGEKEKGEFLGKAYALLFPIDWPEPFGLVMIEAMACGTPVIACRNGSVPEIMEEGKTGFIVKTLAEAVEAVKKIPTLSRKRCREVFEEKFTSNHMAINYLKIYHSLISKFLIAKAS, encoded by the coding sequence ATGAAAATCGCTCAAGTTGCCCCACTTTATGAAAGTGTTCCTCCACAATGTTATGGAGGAACGGAGCGTGTGGTTTCATATTTAACTGAAGAGTTGGTTCGTTTAGGGCATGATGTTACCCTTTTTGCGAGTGGTGATTCGGTTACTTCCGCCAAATTGAACCCTCAATGTCAGCGAGCGTTGCGGGTTGATAAACATTGCATCGATCAAGCGGCGTATCATGTGGGTATGATAGAAAAACTTTGTCAGCAAGCTGATCGTTTTGACATCATTCATTCGCATATTGATTATTTGCCTTTTTCTCTTTTCCGACGAGTTGTCACCCCTTCTCTTACCACGCTGCATGGACGTCTTGATATTCCTGACCTCATTCCTTTATATCAGGAATTTAGCGATATTCCTGTTGTTTCCATTTCTGATTCACAACGAAAACCGTTATCATGGATCAATTGGCAACAAACGGTTTATCATGGGCTTCCTCGCGATCTTTACGCTTATCACGAACAAATGGGAAATTACTTAGCTTTTTTGGGAAGAATTAGTCCAGAGAAACGGGTTGATAGTGCTATCGTTATTGCCAATCAAGTCGGTATGCCACTCAAAATTGCAGCAAAAATTGATAAGGTGGACAAAGATTATTTTCATGCAAAAATTAAACCTTTGTTGGATAATCCCAATATCGAGTATATCGGTGAAATCGGTGAAAAAGAGAAGGGCGAATTTTTGGGTAAAGCTTACGCTCTCTTATTTCCTATTGATTGGCCTGAGCCTTTTGGATTGGTGATGATTGAAGCCATGGCTTGCGGCACGCCAGTGATTGCGTGTCGAAATGGATCGGTTCCCGAAATTATGGAGGAAGGGAAAACTGGCTTTATTGTTAAGACATTAGCTGAAGCCGTGGAGGCGGTGAAAAAAATTCCAACGTTGAGCAGAAAACGATGTCGGGAAGTTTTTGAGGAGAAATTTACTTCAAATCATATGGCTATTAATTATTTAAAAATTTATCACTCCCTCATTTCGAAATTTCTTATAGCGAAGGCGTCATGA
- a CDS encoding amylo-alpha-1,6-glucosidase, translating to MIQKTIKDQDEFYILAESILADDRTRVLKYGNTFAVFDRYGDIQSLWCGEEGIYHSETRYLSRLEFRIDQQRPFLLSSSILEDNTLLTVDLTNPDMKQGDEVLMHRGSLHIFRSKFLWQGACYERFRFGYYENTPRIVHFSLCFENDFSDIFEVRGAKREKRGKMKPPRVHDETVYLSYQGLDGEERETRIHWFSSNSSAKLTKTTSSELFFDIKLAPHSFVDVFLQYVFVPGKRKVPIFSYDEAFCLASQDRETVRKGDCGVVTSNEQFNDWIDRSYADIHMMITQLPEGFYPYAGVPWFNTVFGRDGIFTALFYLWINPKIARGVLTCLAAYQAKACDAEKEAEPGKILHELRKGEMAKLNEVPFGLYYGSVDATPLFVVLAGAYYERTGDLETIKTIWPHIELALCWIKEYGDVDGDGFVEYGGKKAKGLVNQGWKDSEDSIFHKDGSQAQGPIALCEVQGYVYDAFQKAAKMAKALGHKESARHYFKKAKILRDKFIKVFWSDEISMYVLALDGKKRPCQVRASNAGHCLFSGIAPVEHARKMATIFSGQDFFTGWGIRTLSSQERLYNPMSYHNGSIWPHDNAILALGLARYGFKNLAMKLIKGFFDASLFLDLHRLPELFCGFPRRSAEGPTLYPVACLPQAWASASVFFFLQAILGLSIDSLEKKIIFHYPVLPECIQEITLKNITVGKSQADVLLQRHRKDVSIHMVSRKGPVEIMVRK from the coding sequence ATGATACAGAAAACGATAAAAGATCAGGATGAATTTTATATTTTGGCTGAATCGATTTTGGCTGACGATCGCACGCGCGTGTTGAAATATGGCAATACTTTTGCGGTTTTTGATCGTTATGGCGATATTCAATCGTTATGGTGTGGTGAAGAAGGAATTTATCATTCAGAAACTCGTTATTTATCTCGTTTAGAATTTCGTATTGATCAGCAGCGCCCTTTTCTTCTGAGCTCTTCGATTTTAGAAGATAATACTCTTTTGACAGTGGACTTGACCAATCCAGACATGAAACAGGGCGATGAGGTCCTTATGCATCGAGGATCCCTTCATATTTTTCGATCGAAATTTCTGTGGCAAGGGGCTTGTTACGAAAGATTTCGTTTTGGTTATTATGAAAACACTCCTCGAATCGTTCATTTTTCTTTGTGTTTTGAAAATGATTTTTCGGATATTTTCGAAGTGCGTGGAGCGAAGCGTGAGAAACGAGGTAAAATGAAGCCACCTCGTGTTCATGATGAAACGGTTTATTTGTCTTATCAGGGATTGGATGGAGAGGAAAGAGAAACACGCATTCATTGGTTTTCCTCAAATTCCTCTGCCAAACTGACTAAGACAACATCATCAGAACTTTTTTTTGATATAAAATTAGCGCCTCATTCTTTTGTTGATGTATTTTTGCAGTACGTATTTGTTCCTGGAAAAAGAAAAGTGCCGATTTTTTCTTACGATGAAGCGTTTTGCCTTGCGTCTCAAGATCGAGAAACAGTGAGAAAGGGTGATTGCGGTGTTGTGACTTCGAACGAGCAGTTTAATGATTGGATTGATCGTTCGTATGCCGATATTCACATGATGATTACCCAATTACCTGAAGGTTTTTATCCCTATGCGGGGGTTCCCTGGTTTAATACAGTGTTTGGTCGCGATGGTATTTTTACGGCGCTTTTTTATCTTTGGATTAATCCTAAAATTGCACGCGGGGTTTTAACTTGTTTAGCCGCTTATCAGGCTAAGGCATGTGATGCGGAAAAGGAGGCTGAACCGGGAAAAATTCTTCACGAATTAAGGAAAGGGGAAATGGCCAAACTAAACGAAGTGCCCTTTGGCCTTTACTATGGCAGTGTGGATGCCACGCCGTTATTTGTGGTTTTAGCGGGTGCTTATTATGAAAGAACGGGCGATTTGGAAACGATTAAAACGATTTGGCCCCATATAGAATTAGCACTTTGCTGGATTAAAGAATACGGCGATGTGGATGGGGATGGTTTTGTGGAGTATGGCGGAAAAAAAGCTAAAGGGCTTGTTAACCAGGGATGGAAAGATTCCGAGGATTCTATTTTTCATAAGGATGGCTCACAAGCCCAAGGCCCCATTGCTTTGTGTGAGGTGCAAGGATATGTTTACGATGCTTTTCAAAAAGCTGCTAAGATGGCAAAAGCGCTCGGTCATAAAGAAAGTGCTAGGCATTACTTCAAAAAGGCAAAAATTTTACGCGATAAATTTATTAAGGTATTTTGGTCCGATGAAATTTCTATGTATGTTTTGGCATTGGATGGGAAAAAACGGCCATGCCAAGTGCGCGCTTCCAATGCGGGACATTGTCTTTTTTCGGGCATTGCACCGGTAGAGCACGCACGAAAAATGGCAACTATTTTTTCAGGACAAGATTTTTTTACCGGTTGGGGTATTCGGACACTATCAAGTCAGGAGCGTCTTTATAATCCTATGTCTTATCATAACGGATCTATTTGGCCGCATGACAATGCTATCTTGGCCTTGGGTTTGGCTCGCTACGGGTTTAAGAATTTGGCTATGAAATTAATTAAGGGATTTTTTGATGCGAGTCTTTTTTTGGATTTACATCGTTTGCCTGAATTATTTTGTGGTTTTCCGCGCCGCTCTGCAGAGGGACCAACACTTTATCCGGTTGCCTGTTTGCCTCAAGCTTGGGCATCGGCTTCTGTTTTCTTTTTTTTGCAAGCGATTCTTGGGCTTTCTATTGATAGTCTCGAAAAAAAAATTATTTTTCATTATCCCGTGTTGCCCGAATGTATTCAGGAAATTACTTTGAAAAACATCACAGTTGGAAAATCGCAAGCTGACGTTCTTTTGCAGCGACATAGGAAAGATGTGAGTATTCATATGGTTTCTCGCAAAGGACCGGTTGAAATTATGGTTCGTAAGTGA
- a CDS encoding tyrosine-type recombinase/integrase: MASLYPKKNSPYWHIHFKNPAGKWANKSTGFRRDNRQETILAKKLAHEMEARTLVKQSKDASIQWGKWVEEFFKRRCKSKLTLERYLDGWKWCYFYFIEKKILGPAFVNYQTALDYIEWRTSYKKKTGRVVSKNTALLEVKILSLVLQECVKLGYIQGNKIQKLGIPRDTAGEKPALSDEEIIICRKALLKEPDWMRISFEISLNTGCRLRETAIPLSCIDSKRDMITFPSPKGGKKRAFSIPIPDGLRPTINEILKNKFIVEFPFQPSRRWQQFFKKVGLPHLCFHCLRVTFVTRLAQEGVPLSVAMKLVNHGSELVHRIYVRLTVDDLRPYANSVRLPSLRASNAKIRRT; encoded by the coding sequence ATGGCTTCTCTTTATCCAAAGAAAAATTCTCCCTACTGGCATATTCATTTTAAAAACCCTGCGGGCAAATGGGCTAATAAATCTACCGGCTTTAGAAGAGATAATAGACAGGAAACCATTCTCGCTAAAAAGCTCGCGCACGAAATGGAGGCCAGAACGCTGGTTAAACAATCTAAAGATGCTTCCATTCAGTGGGGGAAATGGGTTGAAGAATTTTTTAAGAGAAGATGTAAAAGTAAGTTGACGTTGGAACGCTATCTTGATGGTTGGAAATGGTGCTACTTTTATTTTATTGAAAAGAAAATTCTTGGACCGGCTTTTGTAAATTATCAAACTGCGCTTGATTACATTGAATGGAGAACATCCTATAAGAAAAAAACCGGTAGGGTAGTAAGTAAAAATACGGCTCTTTTGGAAGTTAAGATTTTGAGTCTTGTTCTGCAAGAATGCGTCAAGTTGGGCTATATTCAAGGTAATAAGATTCAAAAACTTGGTATACCAAGAGATACTGCAGGTGAAAAACCTGCTCTGAGTGACGAAGAAATAATCATTTGTAGAAAGGCGCTGCTTAAGGAACCTGATTGGATGAGAATTTCTTTTGAAATCTCTTTGAATACGGGATGCAGACTTAGGGAAACAGCAATCCCACTTAGCTGTATTGATTCTAAAAGAGATATGATTACTTTTCCTTCTCCTAAGGGTGGTAAAAAACGTGCTTTTAGCATTCCAATACCTGATGGATTGAGACCAACTATAAATGAAATTTTGAAAAACAAATTTATTGTTGAATTCCCTTTTCAACCATCGCGAAGATGGCAGCAATTTTTCAAGAAAGTAGGATTGCCTCACTTGTGTTTTCATTGTTTAAGAGTCACTTTTGTTACGAGACTTGCTCAAGAAGGCGTGCCGCTTTCGGTGGCAATGAAGCTAGTAAATCATGGCTCAGAATTGGTTCATAGAATTTATGTCCGCTTAACGGTTGATGACCTTCGACCTTATGCAAACTCAGTTCGGCTCCCATCTTTGCGCGCCTCCAACGCCAAAATTCGGCGTACCTAG
- a CDS encoding radical SAM protein: MIIVPHTLSIITTHKCTAACDHCCFNCSPQVPHQMTAARIHGYIDQATEIPSIQAIVFTGGECFLLGKELDALVRRSSNHGFGTRFVSNGYWATSREIARKRLSRLVDNGLLEANFSTGDAHSRYVPPEYVRNGAIEAAAAGLTTVIMVELFEKSQFDFEAFVDDAEFKKFLDKGQIIINNSPWMSFKGETSLTYTEKHLDFHKDQKACTTALKVLAITPTEKLIACCGLPLEEIPELCLGDLTKKSIKEIIQSQNDDFIKIWIHVEGPDAVIDYARQFDSTIPKQHEKAHVCDKCRAMYHDKRVIEIVKKSPPKHMDRIINKYLQSLMFIKTEAAIECDVEFYKASCSLKSAREIRKLALTA; encoded by the coding sequence ATGATAATTGTCCCTCATACTTTATCGATTATTACGACTCACAAATGTACAGCTGCTTGTGATCATTGTTGTTTTAATTGTTCTCCTCAGGTGCCACATCAGATGACTGCTGCTCGTATTCATGGCTATATTGATCAAGCAACAGAAATTCCTAGCATACAAGCTATAGTTTTTACTGGTGGAGAATGCTTTTTATTAGGAAAAGAACTGGATGCTTTAGTTAGAAGGTCAAGTAACCATGGATTTGGCACACGTTTTGTATCTAATGGGTATTGGGCAACATCGAGAGAAATAGCTCGAAAAAGATTATCTAGATTAGTTGATAATGGCTTGTTAGAAGCCAATTTTTCTACGGGCGATGCTCATTCTAGATACGTGCCACCTGAATATGTTAGGAATGGAGCGATAGAGGCCGCCGCTGCTGGTCTTACAACGGTGATAATGGTGGAGCTTTTTGAGAAAAGCCAATTTGACTTCGAAGCATTTGTTGATGATGCTGAATTTAAAAAGTTTTTGGATAAGGGACAAATCATTATTAACAATTCACCTTGGATGAGTTTTAAAGGAGAAACTTCCCTTACTTATACTGAAAAACATCTGGATTTTCATAAAGATCAAAAAGCTTGTACCACAGCATTAAAAGTATTAGCCATTACACCTACAGAAAAATTGATTGCTTGTTGCGGATTGCCTTTAGAAGAGATTCCCGAATTATGCTTAGGAGATTTAACTAAAAAGAGTATTAAAGAGATTATTCAATCTCAAAACGATGATTTTATTAAAATTTGGATCCATGTCGAAGGCCCAGATGCTGTTATAGATTATGCGCGCCAATTTGATTCCACAATACCCAAACAACATGAAAAAGCACACGTCTGTGATAAATGTCGTGCTATGTATCATGATAAACGGGTTATCGAAATTGTTAAAAAGAGTCCTCCAAAACATATGGATCGTATCATTAACAAATATTTACAATCGCTTATGTTTATTAAAACAGAAGCAGCAATTGAGTGTGATGTTGAATTTTATAAAGCATCCTGCTCCTTAAAGAGCGCAAGAGAGATTAGGAAATTAGCGTTAACGGCATGA
- a CDS encoding methyltransferase, protein MQNLRKAIQEYGYLQFYLAFGDGNLRQKEWHEAATVAQGSLRTLINVFLLNETEDVSTLSSLIGIEAVERICNNEILERNGNQIQSKNYVLISFRGFLIFHQIGVAPQSYFGADSIALATYQTPSINGRTLDLCSGPGIQAMVASLHSRESHSVEINEKVHKVAKVNIELNSLENKIILHHCSNEEFLKTDYQNFDLITFNPPLLPIPDELEYPFVGNGGNDGLKITKNILTTYSKKLNNNGRFEFVGTGLGYEGQPLFVSELSSLMKLNKIQSRFFLLARRKLISGSLLFDCLVQTTALFLNKPVIELERIFLDHFANLKRNELYFFFASCSKKENFEETQIIDFSNHYMGDWFL, encoded by the coding sequence GTGCAAAATTTACGAAAAGCTATCCAAGAATATGGCTATCTTCAATTTTATTTAGCTTTTGGAGATGGAAATTTAAGACAAAAAGAGTGGCATGAAGCGGCTACTGTTGCACAAGGTTCATTGCGTACGCTTATCAATGTATTTTTACTTAATGAAACAGAAGATGTATCGACCCTTTCTTCTTTAATAGGAATTGAAGCCGTAGAAAGAATTTGTAACAACGAAATTCTTGAGCGAAATGGAAATCAAATTCAGTCTAAAAATTATGTTTTAATCTCTTTTAGAGGTTTTTTAATTTTCCATCAAATAGGTGTTGCTCCTCAATCTTATTTTGGAGCTGACAGTATTGCATTAGCCACTTATCAAACCCCTTCAATTAATGGGAGGACTTTGGATTTATGCAGTGGCCCTGGCATTCAAGCTATGGTGGCTTCTCTTCACAGTCGAGAATCTCACAGTGTTGAAATTAATGAAAAAGTGCATAAAGTTGCTAAAGTTAATATAGAATTAAATTCGTTAGAAAATAAAATCATATTACATCATTGCAGCAATGAAGAGTTTTTAAAAACGGATTATCAGAATTTTGATTTAATTACTTTTAACCCACCCTTATTGCCTATTCCTGATGAATTGGAATATCCCTTTGTTGGCAATGGTGGGAATGATGGATTAAAAATTACTAAAAATATTTTAACTACTTACTCTAAAAAATTAAATAATAATGGTAGGTTTGAGTTTGTTGGAACCGGTTTAGGTTATGAAGGTCAGCCTTTGTTTGTTTCAGAGCTTTCTTCCTTAATGAAATTAAACAAAATACAGAGCCGATTCTTTTTGCTAGCACGAAGAAAATTGATTTCAGGTTCATTACTTTTCGATTGTTTAGTTCAAACAACCGCTCTATTTTTAAATAAGCCTGTTATAGAACTTGAAAGAATATTTTTAGATCATTTTGCTAACTTAAAAAGAAATGAACTTTATTTCTTTTTTGCTTCATGTTCTAAAAAAGAAAATTTTGAGGAAACTCAAATTATCGACTTTTCAAATCACTATATGGGCGATTGGTTTCTTTAA
- a CDS encoding SdpI family protein yields the protein MNALLVYNFFLAVLILLIAIPLALKKISPNSLYGIRISKSLKSETNWYAINEYAGKQMIVWSIVHLIFLLIVWKLSANLSFNKAVIYGGPFMPLIPIILTLIYTRKF from the coding sequence ATGAATGCGCTTCTTGTTTACAATTTTTTTCTAGCCGTTCTTATCCTGTTAATAGCTATTCCATTAGCTTTAAAGAAGATTTCACCCAATTCTTTATATGGGATTCGGATATCAAAAAGTCTAAAATCTGAAACAAACTGGTATGCTATTAATGAGTATGCGGGCAAGCAAATGATAGTTTGGAGTATAGTCCATCTGATTTTTCTTCTAATTGTTTGGAAACTTTCTGCTAATCTTTCATTTAATAAAGCTGTTATATATGGAGGGCCTTTTATGCCTCTAATTCCTATCATTTTAACTTTAATTTATACGAGAAAATTTTAA
- a CDS encoding SdpI family protein, whose amino-acid sequence MKLKGPTPEKILPAIFYGVAIIQILAGIPLALSVVPQNSIYGFRTRSTLANETIWYEMNQIFGIALVLGQIIILIATLLILSKKRNLKEISIYKVGIGLNIIVLIVAALLTFILANNI is encoded by the coding sequence GTGAAATTAAAAGGCCCAACTCCAGAAAAAATTTTGCCTGCAATTTTTTATGGTGTAGCAATTATCCAAATTTTGGCAGGCATCCCTCTTGCATTGAGTGTGGTACCTCAAAACTCCATATACGGTTTTAGAACTCGATCAACTTTGGCTAACGAAACAATTTGGTATGAAATGAATCAGATCTTTGGAATAGCTTTAGTTCTAGGTCAAATTATTATTTTGATAGCAACGCTTTTAATTTTAAGCAAAAAACGAAATCTCAAGGAGATATCAATTTATAAAGTCGGTATAGGCCTTAATATAATTGTTTTGATTGTGGCAGCTTTATTAACTTTTATCTTGGCTAATAATATTTAA
- a CDS encoding phospholipase D family protein, with product MILLKRFIFILTTIGCIIPINISATVNSNPKFDIIVLRTGEQLQGYIVSETEEAYRFTKVAESDTSSTTENIPRLTVAYVLYADVNENRQKLGLDVWRNRCSTRQANAELLTSTAFGDAILKEAESATRSIYVLTYYLIDDLPFTQVLKQKAKLGVEVVILCPFDAGTMEMVRRANIDSANLLSKSGIKVRFTQSGKIMHKKLVIFDKKKAVLGSSNITGTSTTSSFNMNLISDAENFVKEAVRDFEEILSKSKEASELTY from the coding sequence ATGATACTTTTAAAAAGGTTCATCTTCATTTTAACCACAATCGGGTGCATCATACCCATAAATATAAGTGCGACCGTAAATTCTAATCCAAAGTTTGACATCATCGTTTTACGAACAGGCGAGCAATTACAAGGTTATATTGTTTCCGAAACAGAAGAGGCCTATCGCTTTACCAAAGTCGCTGAGTCCGACACTAGTTCTACCACAGAAAACATACCTCGGCTAACAGTTGCCTATGTTCTTTATGCTGATGTAAATGAAAATCGACAAAAGCTAGGGTTAGATGTTTGGCGCAATCGTTGTTCAACCCGACAAGCTAATGCCGAATTACTAACCTCAACTGCATTCGGAGATGCCATTTTAAAAGAGGCTGAGTCAGCGACTCGATCTATTTATGTATTAACTTACTACTTAATAGACGATCTTCCTTTTACTCAAGTGCTCAAACAAAAAGCAAAACTAGGTGTCGAAGTAGTAATCCTTTGTCCTTTTGATGCTGGAACAATGGAAATGGTAAGACGAGCCAATATAGATTCTGCAAATCTATTAAGTAAAAGCGGCATTAAAGTGCGATTTACTCAAAGTGGTAAAATCATGCACAAAAAATTAGTTATTTTTGATAAAAAGAAAGCTGTCTTAGGAAGTTCTAATATTACAGGAACAAGTACCACAAGTAGTTTTAATATGAATTTAATTTCAGACGCTGAAAATTTTGTTAAAGAGGCCGTGCGAGATTTTGAGGAAATTCTAAGTAAATCCAAGGAGGCTTCAGAGTTAACCTATTAA
- a CDS encoding helix-turn-helix domain-containing protein has product MRFINPHRLFHGTWIPEWLDNRREISDGAKRLYAQLCRFAGNKGEAFPSYQTLAGRLQKSRRQIIRLIEELCRYELISITHVKDEVRGNRANIYRFLWHPWIQLKEDENYFLVKTDFGRPPSDINVTTPGDTRVTSPSVKNVTQKRVIYKERGKEEANQTFPVDQLSPPQQVLKPEKAIPKRLSKVSNDENNTDPWKSAKDAVESFKRRKLYPREWDNIISEIHKLSLCAIGEEAWALKWYSKAAKAASLGLPLPPQQRQPLNALPSQERATAALAEQPKIKKPSSNFQAEEKWLDIANLLQSQISEEAYQRWFNDIVPIKLNGDRLFLATPNRVYQSWIENNYRKEIREASEKSKIAIFYQTYENIE; this is encoded by the coding sequence ATGAGATTCATTAATCCTCATCGTTTGTTTCACGGAACTTGGATTCCTGAATGGTTAGATAATCGACGTGAAATCTCTGATGGCGCTAAACGACTCTATGCCCAACTCTGCCGCTTTGCCGGCAACAAAGGCGAAGCCTTCCCTTCTTACCAAACTTTAGCGGGACGCTTACAAAAGTCTCGTAGACAAATTATCCGCTTAATTGAAGAACTATGTCGCTACGAACTTATCAGCATTACTCACGTCAAAGACGAAGTCCGCGGCAACCGTGCTAATATCTATCGCTTCTTATGGCACCCTTGGATACAACTGAAAGAAGACGAAAACTATTTCTTAGTTAAAACTGATTTTGGTAGACCCCCTAGTGACATAAATGTCACCACCCCTGGTGACACGCGTGTCACTAGCCCTAGTGTCAAAAATGTCACCCAGAAGAGAGTCATATATAAAGAGAGGGGGAAGGAAGAAGCCAATCAAACATTTCCTGTCGATCAGTTGTCCCCACCCCAACAAGTTTTAAAACCAGAAAAGGCAATTCCTAAAAGGCTTTCCAAAGTTTCAAACGATGAAAACAACACTGATCCTTGGAAATCAGCCAAAGATGCCGTAGAAAGCTTTAAACGACGTAAGCTATACCCTCGTGAATGGGACAACATCATTTCAGAAATCCATAAACTGAGTCTTTGTGCTATTGGCGAAGAAGCTTGGGCTTTAAAATGGTATAGCAAAGCGGCTAAAGCCGCTTCCCTTGGCTTACCCTTACCGCCTCAGCAACGACAGCCTCTTAATGCCTTACCGTCTCAAGAAAGGGCAACAGCAGCTTTAGCCGAACAACCCAAGATCAAAAAACCATCTTCCAATTTTCAAGCTGAAGAAAAATGGCTAGATATAGCTAACCTACTTCAATCTCAAATCTCAGAAGAGGCTTACCAAAGATGGTTCAATGACATTGTGCCAATAAAACTTAACGGAGATCGATTATTTTTAGCGACGCCTAACCGAGTTTACCAAAGCTGGATTGAAAATAACTATCGCAAAGAAATCCGTGAAGCTTCTGAAAAATCAAAAATAGCCATCTTTTATCAAACCTATGAAAACATTGAATAA